The Cydia pomonella isolate Wapato2018A chromosome 20, ilCydPomo1, whole genome shotgun sequence genome contains a region encoding:
- the LOC133529239 gene encoding 2-(3-amino-3-carboxypropyl)histidine synthase subunit 1: MEDLLQNPGVVVVRAKPEGQRKTFKPNVRSLNKIPEELLNDPLLNRACESLPQNYNFEIHKTIWRIRSVAAKRVALQLPEGLTMFATTLCDIIETFTEADTLIMGDVTYGACCIDDFTAAALGVDLLVHYGHSCLIPIDQTTDVKVLYIFVDIKIDPSHFIDTIKLNFPKRSHLAIVSTIQFVTTLHAIAKTLRSEEYIVTVPQCRPLSPGEILGCTAPKVESEYIIYLGDGRFHLEAIMIANPSIPSFKYDPYEKKFTSELYEHNLMQENRQNQVRVAENAGNFGLILGTLGRQGSTKVLSNLEKQIKNADKKYVKILLSEIFPSKISLFNLDAFVQVACPRLSIDWGTAFPRPLLTPYEFSVSLGNSKWLKDDGTYPMDFYSNSSLGPWTPNYKPVLCTEGDKVCDNCCGGKGKEKKEK, encoded by the exons ATGGAAGACCTACTCCAAAACCCAGGCGTGGTCGTAGTGCGGGCAAAGCCAGAAGGACAGAGAAAGACTTTCAAACCGAACGTTCGATCTCTGAATAAAATTCCTGAAGAGTTATTAAATGATCCATTATTGAATAGGGCATGTGAATCGTTGCCTCAGAACTATAACTTCGAAATTCATAAGACAATATGGAGAATAAGATCGGTTGCTGCTAAAAGGGTAGCTCTTCAATTGCCAGAAG GGTTGACGATGTTCGCAACAACTTTGTGTGACATCATTGAGACATTCACAGAGGCTGACACATTAATAATGGGTGATGTGACGTATGGGGCGTGCTGCATCGACGACTTCACCGCGGCCGCGCTCGGCGTCGACCTGCTCGTGCACTACGGACACTCCTGTCTCATACCCATTGATCAAACCACTGATGTTAAGGTTCTCTACATATTTGTGGACATCAAGATTGACCCATCACACTTTATAGACACAATCAAATTGAACTTCCCTAAAAGATCACACCTAGCTATAGTTAGCACAATTCAGTTCGTCACTACACTACATGCCATTGCTAAAACTCTTCGTTCAGAAGAATACATTGTGACAGTTCCACAATGCAGACCATTGTCTCCGGGAGAAATTTTAGGATGCACTGCACCAAAAGTTGAGTCAGAGTACATAATATATCTTGGTGATGGGAGATTCCACTTGGAAGCAATTATGATAGCCAATCCCAGTATTCCATCCTTTAAATATGATCCTTATGAAAAGAAATTCACGTCAGAGTTATATGAACATAACTTAATGCAAGAGAACAGGCAAAATCAAGTGAGAGTAGCGGAAAATGCTGGTAATTTTGGTCTCATTTTAGGGACGCTTGGGCGGCAAGGGAGTACAAAAGTTTTAAGCAATCTAGAAAAGCAAATTAAAAATGCTGATAAGAAATATGTAAAAATCTTGTTATCTGAGATTTTTCCTAGTAAAATATCCTTATTTAACCTTGATGCCTTTGTGCAAGTGGCATGTCCGCGATTGTCCATTGATTGGGGCACTGCATTCCCGAGACCCCTGTTGACACCTTATGAGTTTTCAGTGTCACTAGGAAACAGTAAATGGCTGAAAGATGATGGTACATATCCCATGGATTTCTATTCAAACTCCAGCTTGGGGCCATGGACTCCTAATTACAAGCCGGTGTTATGCACTGAAGGTGACAAGGTGTGTGATAACTGCTGTGGGGGCAAAGGGAAAGAGAAGAAGGAGAAATAG
- the LOC133529238 gene encoding phenoloxidase subunit 2-like, which produces MANVVNSLKLLFDRPNEPLITPKGENNAVFQLTEQVLPDEYSANGIELNNRFGEDASEKIPVKQLSQVPQFNKARQLPVDSDFSLFIPLHQEYATEVIDALMRVPENQLQDFLSTCIFARGNLNPQLFNYCFSVALMHRRDTRNVPIQNFAETFPSKFLDSKVFSQAREVARVTPGTGAARNPIIIPRDYTATDLEEEHRLAYFREDIGVNLHHWHWHLVYPFTASDRAIVAKDRRGELFFYMHQQIIARYNGERLNNALKRVKKFNNWREPIPEAYYPKLDSLTSSRGWPPRQSGMRWQSVNRPADGINVTLETMEKQRRALEEAIASGRVQLANGGTMPLDIDTLGNMVEASILSPNPQLYGSVHNNGHIFSAYVHDPEHRYLESFSTIADEATTMRDPFFYRWHAWIDDLFQSHKESSFVARYTRSELENPGVTVTSAMIQSQGGQPNTLNTFWMQSDVDLSRGLDFSNRAPVFARFTHLNHRPFQYVINVNNTGSARRTTVRIFLTPKFDERNLPWNLNDQRKMFIEMDRFVVPLNAGQNTITRQSTQSSVTIPFEQTFRDLSIQGDDPRRNDLATFNYCGCGWPQHMLVPKGTEGGAQYQLFVMCSNYDLDRVDQPDGTELSCDQASSFCGLKDRLFPDKRAMGFPFDRPSASASSITDFILDNMALTDVTIRLQNVTEMNPRNPKN; this is translated from the exons atggcCAACGTAGTGAACAGTTTGAAGCTGCTGTTCGACCGGCCCAATGAGCCGCTCATCACGCCGAAGGGGGAAAATAATGCTGTGTTCCAGCTTACGGAGCAGGTTCTG CCCGATGAATACTCCGCCAACGGCATCGAGCTAAATAACCGCTTCGGCGAGGATGCCTCCGAAAAGATTCCCGTCAAGCAACTCAGCCAGGTCCCGCAATTCAACAAAGCGAGGCAGCTGCCCGTGGACTCGGACTTCTCGCTCTTCATCCCCTTACACCAGGAGTACGCCACTGAAGTCATCGACGCGCTGATGC gtgTTCCTGAGAACCAACTGCAGGATTTCCTGTCTACCTGCATCTTTGCGCGCGGCAACTTGAACCCCCAGCTGTTCAACTACTGCTTCTCTGTAGCACTCATGCACAG GCGTGACACTAGAAATGTCCCCATCCAGAACTTTGCAGAAACCTTCCCCTCTAAGTTCTTGGACTCCAAAGTGTTCTCTCAAGCGCGTGAAGTTGCGAGAGTCACTCCAGGAACCGGAGCTGCC CGTAATCCCATTATCATTCCACGAGACTACACCGCTACTGACTTGGAAGAAGAACACCGTCTGGCCTATTTCCGTGAAGATATTGGCGTGAACCTTCATCACTGGCATTGGCACTTGGTGTACCCGTTCACTGCCAGCGACAGAGCCATCGTCGCTAAGGACCGTCGTGGCGAGCTGTTCTTCTACATGCACCAGCAAATAATCGCGCG TTACAATGGAGAACGGTTAAACAATGCGCTGAAGCGAGTGAAGAAATTCAACAACTGGCGTGAGCCTATCCCTGAGGCGTATTACCCTAAGCTTGACAGCTTGACTTCATCGCGCGGATGGCCCCCACGGCAGTCAGGCATGCGCTGGCAAAGCGTGAACCGTCCGGCTGACGGCATCAACGTCACCCTCGAGACGATGGAAAAGCAGAGGAGGGCTCTTGAAGAAGCTATTGCCTCTGGACGTGTTcaatta GCCAACGGCGGCACCATGCCACTGGACATCGATACGCTGGGCAACATGGTGGAGGCGAGCATCCTGTCGCCCAACCCGCAGCTGTACGGCTCCGTGCACAACAACGGCCATATCTTCTCTGCCTACGTGCATGACCCTGAACACCGTTATCTG GAATCGTTCAGCACAATCGCTGATGAGGCAACGACGATGCGCGACCCGTTCTTCTACCGCTGGCACGCGTGGATCGACGATCTGTTCCAATCTCACAAGGAGTCCTCGTTCGTGGCGCGTTATACTCGTTCTGAG CTTGAGAACCCCGGCGTGACAGTGACTTCAGCCATGATCCAGAGCCAAGGTGGGCAGCCAAACACGCTGAACACGTTTTGGATGCAAAGTGACGTGGACCTCTCGCGCGGCCTCGACTTCTCCAACCGCGCGCCCGTGTTCGCGCGCTTCACGCATCTCAACCACCGCCCGTTCCAATATGT CATCAATGTGAACAACACGGGCTCGGCGCGGCGCACCACGGTGCGCATCTTCCTGACGCCCAAGTTCGACGAACGCAACCTGCCCTGGAACCTCAACGACCAGCGCAAGATGTTCATCGAGATGGACCGCTTCGTCGTGCCTT tGAACGCTGGCCAGAACACCATCACCCGCCAATCCACCCAGTCCTCCGTGACCATTCCGTTCGAGCAGACCTTCCGTGACCTGAGCATCCAGGGCGATGACCCGCGGCGCAACGACCTGGCCACCTTCAACTACTGCGGCTGCGGCTGGCCGCAGCACATGCTGGTGCCCAAGGGGACTGAGGGCGGCGCGCAGTACCAGCTCTTCGTCATGTGCTCCAACTATGATCTGGACAGG GTGGACCAACCCGACGGCACCGAGCTGTCCTGCGACCAGGCCTCCAGCTTCTGCGGCCTGAAGGACCGGCTGTTCCCCGACAAGCGCGCCATGGGCTTCCCCTTCGACCGGCCCTCGGCCTCCGCCAGCAGCATCACCGACTTTATACTCGACAACATGGCGCTCACTGATGTCACCATTCGGCTGCAGAACGTTACAGAGATGAACCCGAGGAacccaaaaaattaa
- the LOC133529326 gene encoding uncharacterized protein LOC133529326, which yields MDVYTRILQFSRLVNILSPITIGTRTAVNLSFKIVSGPDNEPPDENPPLIICHGLLGTKENWKYLGKTIHAVTKRVVVRIDLRNHGLSPQTKSHKYEELAEDVLQLMSKLKLDKASLIGHNMGARTAMSVALLKPSAVASLIVLDMSPATTSVEFTTLFPNIMKAMTEVKWKEKRKVHKARKEIKEQLKSIINNEIIMGNVLSNINIKQDGTIGWTCNLETLIRHFKYISSFPFGLDKGMKYFGPTLFIGGQLSEYIPADDLPRIRELFPQAVVKFIPGAGHFVHKDEPKAVLELAIGFLNHHNNNLTGYGMKVLQILRHCFFILHTPIRIQSRSAVDLAYNVYGKNESGGSPVVVLHGLLGSKRNWASMSQKIATTCRRMVVVADIRNHGESPHDSSHTYHELAADVAKLIDTLGLKQATVIGHSMGGRTSMALALTQPMKVHSLIIVDISPVSTAGVLNDFFPVLIDNMKAIDFQGKASVTDARAFAKEKLLATGLFRGPGSTQFILMNIGKRGDKIDWMCNLEALKKHFMDIATFPDDLKNMQYKGPVLFIGGTNSNYLPTGDLTGIQKIFPNAELKYVQGVGHNVHAEDPTSFFNYVNEFLTKYK from the exons atGGATGTGTACACTCGAATACTGCAGTTCTCTAGATTAGTAAACATTTTGTCTCCCATAACTATTGGGACCAGAACTGCTGTGAACTTATCTTTTAAAATAGTAAGCGGTCCCGATAATGAACCACCTGACGAAAACCCTCCGCTTATAATCTGCCACGGTTTACTAGGAACGAAAGAAAATTGGAAATATTTAGGGAAAACTATTCACGCTGTGACAAAACGGGTAGTTGTGCGGATAGACTTGAGGAACCACGGGCTCAGTCCGCAAACCAAGTCGCATAAGTACGAGGAGCTGGCTGAAGACGTTCTGCAACTTATGAGCAAGCTGAAGTTGGACAAGGCCAGTCTTATAGGACACAACATGGGTGCCAGGACTGCGATGTCCGTCGCTTTGCTGAAG CCGTCGGCAGTAGCCAGTCTCATTGTGTTAGACATGTCACCCGCAACAACAAGCGTGGAATTCACCACACTCTTCCCAAACATCATGAAAGCTATGACCGAAGTTAAATGGAAGGAAAAACGCAAAGTGCACAAAGCTAGAAAGGAGATCAAGGAACAGTTGAAAAGTATCATTAACAATGAAATCATTATGGGGAACGTGTTATCCAACATCAACATTAAACAAGATGGAACTATCGGGTGGACATGCAATCTAGAAACGCTAATTagacattttaaatatatttcctCGTTTCCATTCGGCTTAGATAAAGGCATGAAATACTTCGGGCCAACGTTGTTCATCGGCGGACAGTTATCGGAGTATATTCc TGCCGACGACCTGCCAAGGATCAGAGAGCTCTTCCCCCAGGCCGTGGTGAAGTTCATCCCCGGCGCCGGCCACTTCGTCCACAAAGATGAACCCAAGGCCGTGCTGGAGCTCGCCATTGGCTTCCTCAATCATCACAATAATAAC TTGACCGGATATGGCATGAAGGTTTTACAAATACTGCGGCACTGTTTCTTCATCTTACACACTCCGATTAGGATCCAATCCCGGTCAGCTGTTGATTTGGCTTACAATGTGTACGGAAAGAACGAGAGTGGCGGATCACCCGTGGTCGTCCTGCATGGATTGCTGGGTTCCAAGAG GAACTGGGCGAGCATGAGTCAAAAGATCGCAACAACGTGCCGCCGGATGGTCGTAGTTGCTGATATTCGCAACCACGGAGAAAGTCCTCACGACAGTTCACATACCTACCACGAGCTGGCCGCCGATGTGGCCAAGCTGATTGATACCTTGGGTCTGAAGCAAGCTACCGTGATCGGTCATAGCATGGGCGGTCGAACGAGCATGGCCTTAGCACTTACACAG CCAATGAAAGTCCACAGCCTGATCATAGTCGACATCTCACCAGTCTCCACCGCTGGCGTCCTGAATGACTTCTTTCCAGTACTAATAGACAACATGAAAGCCATCGATTTCCAAGGAAAGGCATCTGTAACCGACGCCAGAGCTTTTGCTAAAGAAAAGTTACTGGCCACCGGCTTGTTCAGGGGACCTGGCAGTACCCAATTCATTCTAATGAATATCGGTAAGCGAGGCGACAAGATTGATTGGATGTGCAACTTGGAGGCTCTGAAAAAGCATTTTATGGACATCGCGACTTTTCCGGACGACTTGAAGAACATGCAGTATAAAGGCCCGGTCTTGTTTATTGGGGGTACAAACTCGAACTATTTGCC gACAGGTGATTTAACAGGAATCCAAAAAATATTTCCGAATGCGGAACTCAAGTATGTACAGGGTGTCGGTCATAACGTTCACGCCGAGGATCCAACAAgcttctttaattatgtcaatGAGTTCCttacaaaatataagtaa
- the LOC133529242 gene encoding protein ABHD11-like: protein MLPLKPNSRILASFFKAYPVISSQIVRKRATFTSENSESVDLAYASYESTESENNPLPPLVILHGLLGSKNNWNSTSKAIHRTTGRKVISVDARNHGDSRHSSQHSYVHMAHDVMNLLKKLELSKVSVLGHSMGGRTAMVLSLLCSDLVSSLIVVDISPVKTSPQINTMASLFDAMSNVSVRPGIAMSKARKVADEQLKSITPDVNLRNFLITNLVQTHTGAYTWRVNLPALKENFTAHISNFPSSLKGLQYCGPTLFIGGSLSDYIGKNDLPEIQEYFPLAELVFIEGAGHWVHSQKPQPFLDTVCKFLKEK, encoded by the exons atgtTACCCCTCAAACCTAACTCCAGGATCCTGGCATCATTTTTCAAAGCATATCCCGTTATATCTTCACAAATCGTAAGGAAACGGGCGACATTTACTTCAGAAAATTCTGAATCTGTCGATTTGGCTTACGCGTCTTATGAAAGCACTGAATCGGAGAATAATCCACTTCCTCCCTTAGTCATATTACATGGGTTGTTGGGGTCGAAGAACAATTGGAACAGTACGAGCAAGGCTATCCATAGAACAACGGGGCGGAAAGTAATCAGTGTAGATGCCCGTAACCATGGCGACAGCAGGCATTCTTCACAGCATAGCTATGTTCACATGGCTCACGATGTTATGAATCTGCTGAAAAAGTTGGAGCTATCTAAGGTGTCAGTACTAGGACATAGTATGGGGGGCAGGACTGCTATGGTGTTGTCATTGCTTTGT tcTGATCTAGTATCAAGTCTAATAGTAGTAGACATTTCACCAGTGAAGACTAGCCCACAGATAAACACAATGGCAAGCCTATTTGACGCTATGTCCAATGTCTCTGTGCGCCCCGGCATAGCCATGTCCAAAGCTAGGAAAGTAGCTGATGAACAACTCAAGTCAATAACTCCTGATGTCAACTTAAGGAACTTCTTGATAACAAACCTGGTGCAGACGCATACAGGAGCTTATACGTGGAGAGTCAACCTGCCAGCcttaaaagaaaactttacGGCGCATATTTCTAACTTTCCATCTAGTTTGAAAGGTTTACAGTACTGTGGGCCGACTTTATTTATAGGAGGATCTCTGTCAGACTATATAGG TAAAAATGACCTGCCAGAGATCCAAGAATACTTCCCACTAGCAGAGCTGGTGTTCATAGAAGGCGCCGGACACTGGGTCCACAGCCAGAAGCCGCAGCCCTTCCTGGACACTGTTTGCAAGTtcttaaaagaaaaataa
- the LOC133529237 gene encoding MOG interacting and ectopic P-granules protein 1-like produces the protein MSISTATDDRTEGDDDTSQGSHPKEDSSDSENENESQEQNGVCPSPEVHEITSDDDDDCMVTNEDNGENEDDESSNSSTDSNDSSSDSQDSNKAMEEKENETKIENGDDESDIEEVSIEDPLNQAQNKTKPIVISDTKSLVELAAKQNRPNDAEQKEPTVVIIDTNSILSGKGATPAQTKPPSTSAMDAQNLCQSIAARGTTITPVSCKSSSTTNTPATQNTTPTPQPNILPSLTDDMFVVEAPSFIVPYVYEKPSIQPFREFVDKLGKELEEIKLKEEQEKAKKKEAEKEKKEKERQERIDRGEEVSEEESQESKSVEEEPPKEKKEKKQKRKREDDDDSWDGESSDSEMSDDDTIVIKNKDDPIAEVNDAMGLTAKGLSGKKDSYFDCTLGQFFINIGLNLVQEYVQTDLLKQQNRKLYKEKKSGRSTKATESAITSLTQNIEFSKKTNAPFALKQIRCEFCSFKTESMLIMSHHLEAPHMKNNIYKCNTCAFEIRSPHDILFHMEAEHNIRGRLERAPAYQQCANCHFEDNSKTKLARHLIACAKKFKPEFNLGPPLEWEPPAKIPKLRARNNVGSAYPTNVNRVQAGNSIMGRPPLLGGPGLAQMPTLGRPRGRPPLAGARGAPLPGAPLIRGGVMIMHNQPSTIATISNYPIGNNQVNNSTPKISITPLPRAPQPSSSAAPNSKATFVICEICDGYIKDLEQLRNHMQWIHKVKIHPKMIYNRPPLNCQKCQFRFFTDQGLERHLLGSHGLVTSSMQEAANKGKDAGRCPVCGRVYQWKLLSHVARDHNMALKPAHLSYKCTVCTATFGMYKQFENHVYSAHSVVAKRVMDKSKAPAPGANSDPLLKPLKISDEITIIPQPAKSSVTITAKGK, from the exons ATGTCGATATCTACTGCTACAG ATGACCGCACAGAAGGTGATGATGATACTTCACAAGGAAGTCACCCAAAAGAAGACAGCAGTGATTCTGAGAATGAAAATGAATCCCAGGAACAGAATGGAGTGTGCCCCAGCCCAGAAGTTCATGAAATCAccagtgatgatgatgatgactgcATGGTTACAAATGAAGACAATGGGGAAAATGAAGATGATGAGTCATCCAATTCAAGTACGGACTCAAATGACAGCTCAAGTGATTCCCAGGATAGTAACAAAGCTATGGAAGAGAAAGagaatgaaacaaaaattgAAAATGGTGATGATGAATCTGATATAGAAGAAGTCTCCATTGAAGATCCTCTCAATCAAGCACAGAACAAAACCAAACCTATAGTGATCAGTGACACAAAAAGTCTGGTTGAACTGGCCGCTAAACAAAACAGACCCAATGATGCAGAACAAAAAGAGCCAACAGTTGTTATCATTGATACTAATTCCATTTTGTCTGGAAAAGGTGCCACGCCTGCTCAAACAAAGCCTCCTTCCACCTCAGCCATGGATGCCCAGAACTTGTGCCAAAGCATTGCGGCTCGAGGAACTACAATCACTCCAGTTAGCTGCAAAAGCAGTAGTACCACAAATACCCCAGCCACTCAAAATACTACGCCCACACCACAACCTAACATACTGCCCTCCCTAACAGATGACATGTTTGTAGTGGAGGCCCCTTCATTCATTGTACCATATGTATATGAAAAACCATCAATTCAACCATTTAGAGAATTTGTAGACAAGCTTGGTAAAGAGCTAGAAGAGATCAAACTCAAAGAGGAACAGGAGAAAGCAAAGAAAAAAGAAGctgaaaaggaaaaaaaagaaaaggagAGACAAGAAAGAATAGATAGGGGTGAAGAAGTTTCCGAAGAGGAAAGTCAGGAATCCAAGAGTGTTGAAGAAGAACCTCCTAAAGAAAAGAAGGAAAAGAAACAAAAACGAAAACGTGAAGATGATGATGACTCATGGGATGGTGAGTCATCTGACTCAGAAATGAGCGATGATGACACTATagtcattaaaaataaagatgATCCCATAGCTGAAGTTAATGATGCAATGGGATTAACAGCAAAAGGACTCTCTGGTAAAAAAGACAGCTACTTTGATTGCACTCTAGGACAGTTTTTCATTAACATTGGACTTAACCTCGTCCAAGAGTATGTGCAAACTGACCTTCTGAAGCAACAGAATCGTAAACTTTACAAAGAGAAAAAGTCTGGACGAAGTACAAAGGCTACCGAATCTGCTATCACCTCACTCACTCAAAATATAGAATTTAGTAAGAAAACTAATGCTCCCTTTGCTCTTAAACAGATTAGATGTGAATTTTGTAGTTTTAAGACAGAGTCTATGCTTATTATGTCACACCACTTGGAAGCACCTCACATGAAGAACAatatttacaagtgcaacactTGCGCATTCGAGATTCGCAGTCCCCACGATATTTTGTTCCATATGGAGGCCGAGCATAATATACGTGGGCGGCTGGAACGCGCACCCGCCTACCAGCAGTGCGCCAACTGCCACTTTGAGGACAACAGCAAGACCAAGCTCGCGCGGCATCTCATCGCCTGTGCCAAGAAGTTCAAGCCAGAGTTCAACCTCGGACCTCCATTAGAATGGGAGCCCCCTGCGAAAATACCCAAGCTGCGAGCGCGAAACAACGTAGGGTCCGCTTACCCGACGAACGTAAATAGAGTGCAGGCCGGGAACAGCATCATGGGCAGACCGCCACTACTGGGTGGTCCAGGGCTAGCACAAATGCCAACTCTAGGCCGACCACGCGGCCGCCCGCCGCTGgcaggcgcgcgcggcgccccGCTGCCCGGCGCCCCTCTCATTCGTGGCGGCGTCATGATCATGCACAACCAACCATCAACCATCGCCACCATCTCCAACTATCCCATTGGAAATAACCAGGTCAACAACTCCACCCCCAAAATATCCATCACCCCACTCCCTCGCGCGCCGCAGCCCTCGTCCTCGGCCGCCCCCAACTCGAAGGCTACTTTCGTTATCTGTGAGATTTGCGATGGCTACATCAAAGACTTGGAGCAGCTAAGGAACCACATGCAATGGATCCACAAAGTGAAAATCCATCCTAAGATGATTTATAACCGACCACCTCTGAACTGTCAGAAGTGTCAATTTAGGTTCTTCACAGACCAGGGTCTGGAGCGGCACTTGCTGGGCTCGCACGGGCTGGTGACCAGCTCGATGCAGGAGGCCGCCAACAAGGGCAAGGATGCGGGCCGCTGTCCCGTCTGCGGGCGCGTGTACCAGTGGAAACTGCTCAGCCATGTGGCCCGCGACCACAATATGGCGCTCAAACCTGCCCACCTATCTTACAAGTGCACAGTCTGCACTGCTACATTCGGAATGTACAAGCAGTTTGAAAACCACGTGTATTCGGCTCACAGTGTTGTCGCTAAGCGCGTCATGGACAAGAGCAAAGCGCCCGCGCCAGGAGCCAACTCCGACCCACTCCTGAAGCCACTGAAGATCAGTGACGAGATAACGATTATACCGCAGCCGGCCAAGTCGAGCGTGACCATCACCGCCAAGGGGAAATAG